The Calditrichota bacterium genome includes a region encoding these proteins:
- a CDS encoding GWxTD domain-containing protein, giving the protein MKLKQIFWTFLINLLLLATVGFSQILPRGLGFKKNADMFGPGLFLYHVSEFRSEKDPEMSRLNIEVVFANDILQFVKKRTGGFSARYDLVVSLFDRKDNLVDEKSAYESIAVKEFEETNSRKLSNRHRFSFYVRPGKYRLLINLTDEDTQKSLHREKKIAVKGFLTREAFISDIVFADKIEIDSTGINIIDVNVTRRFFNPDSAFWAYFEIYPRSLTDSLLLRYSIFDREKKRIALKKQSFIPNSKRIPYLIDLSKFIDSTGQYTLMVYVSQGKIAKNLSIQFSAVWRNASLAKMNTSMMLRTMREYIPGDDYKFLKNASDSTRKAYFQKYWKKRDPTPETERNELLEEFTRRVEFANNYFSVHGLNIEGWQTDRGKIYVKYGPPTQVDRRMDEIDLPPYEIWYYQQLQRRFIFEDKSGSGDFKLVRIE; this is encoded by the coding sequence ATGAAATTGAAGCAAATTTTTTGGACGTTTTTAATAAATTTACTCTTATTGGCAACTGTTGGTTTTAGTCAAATTTTGCCTCGGGGATTGGGGTTCAAAAAAAACGCGGACATGTTTGGCCCCGGCTTGTTTCTTTACCACGTGTCTGAATTCAGATCGGAAAAGGATCCGGAAATGAGCCGATTGAATATTGAAGTGGTCTTTGCTAATGATATTCTTCAATTTGTCAAAAAACGAACAGGAGGTTTTTCCGCACGCTATGATTTGGTGGTTTCATTATTCGACCGCAAAGATAATCTGGTAGATGAAAAATCCGCGTACGAAAGTATTGCTGTCAAAGAATTTGAGGAGACGAACAGCCGCAAACTATCCAATCGCCATCGATTTTCATTTTATGTTCGTCCCGGAAAATATCGGTTGCTGATTAATTTGACCGACGAGGATACGCAAAAAAGCCTGCATCGGGAGAAAAAGATAGCGGTGAAGGGATTTTTGACGCGGGAGGCTTTTATCAGCGATATTGTATTCGCCGATAAAATTGAAATTGACTCGACCGGGATCAACATCATTGATGTTAACGTCACGAGGCGTTTCTTCAACCCTGATTCGGCTTTCTGGGCATATTTTGAAATTTATCCGCGAAGTTTGACCGACAGCCTGCTGCTTCGCTATTCAATTTTTGACCGTGAGAAAAAACGAATCGCGCTTAAAAAACAGTCCTTTATACCGAACAGCAAACGCATTCCTTACCTGATTGATTTGAGCAAATTTATCGACTCTACCGGTCAATACACATTAATGGTTTATGTCTCGCAGGGCAAAATCGCTAAAAATTTATCGATTCAATTTTCTGCCGTCTGGCGAAATGCGTCTCTTGCGAAAATGAATACCAGCATGATGCTCAGGACGATGCGGGAATACATACCCGGCGACGATTATAAATTTTTAAAAAACGCTTCTGATAGCACGCGCAAAGCTTATTTTCAAAAATATTGGAAAAAACGCGATCCGACGCCGGAAACTGAGCGGAACGAACTATTAGAAGAGTTCACGCGACGCGTGGAATTTGCCAATAATTATTTTTCGGTTCACGGCTTGAACATTGAAGGCTGGCAGACTGATCGCGGAAAAATTTACGTCAAATATGGGCCTCCCACACAAGTGGACCGGCGAATGGACGAGATTGATCTGCCGCCGTACGAAATCTGGTACTATCAGCAACTGCAACGACGGTTCATTTTTGAGGACAAATCCGGCAGCGGCGATTTCAAGCTGGTGCGAATCGAATAA
- a CDS encoding BamA/TamA family outer membrane protein, whose product MRRYFGYIFMVFIILPGALFGQYFGKNKVQYEYFHWKYLQTEHFDVYFTEGGKSIAEFAGEIAEASYQQLKEDFRYDLTKRITIIVHNSHNDFEQTNVDLSPPEESVGGFTEFFKNRVVVPFEGEWESFRHVVHHELTHAVMMQMVYGAGVQSIITGMARLRLPLWLIEGLAEYESRGWDTESDMFMRDATLNEYVPPVDYLYGFMAYKGGQSVLYYLADKYGGEKIGELLGKVKVTKSMSRGLKQSIGVDTKELTEKWHLYLKREYWPDIADRKEPEEIGKRLTDHKKWSNFVNSGPALSPKGDKIAFLSDKSGYFDIYLMSAINGKIISKLVGGQQTPNLEELHWLRAGLSWSPNSKFIVFAAKAGARDALYLVNVKKKKIVKQLKFDLDGVFTPSWSPKGNEIAFMGIQNGQGDIYVYNLKTKKLRQVTHDVFSDLQPQWSPDGKTIAFVSDRGDMTDMARLPDDFKISREDFSQKDIYLIDVASGKITRITDTSGLEASPVFSPDGKKLAYTSDQCGISNIYIHDLESGIDFPVTNVVTGIFNLSWHGDEKKIAFTSFYKGGYDVYLLRNPLSVKPGDVVLKETNFISQHPISRRGKKRPLVWAPGLEKKPLVKEKKQFTHFVFDDNFKKGQIEPAKEKKSVFLDSTQYTLNGDYKVNKYRVKFSPDLIYGNAQYDQFFGLQGMTQIALSDVLGNHRLNIYTNLFYDLRNSNYQFSYFYLPHKTDFGIGAFHYAYYFYIWDYGIGWVRDRNYGVNTYISHPFSKYNRLDGALSWISIERDYINVPWLPNETRNLLLADLSYVNDTVLWGYTGPVNGNRYAFDVRYSPALGSNGIDFLTLKMDYRKYIKIGKDYNLVFRLTGGASGGKQPQQFFLGGTSGWLNYKTSGGLRVRNLEDIYFSTFELPMRGGYYYERVGNRFFLNNVEFRFPLIRYFLMGWPLGIGFQNVRGALFTDIGSAWYDNNFRGADATGPSRIPALKDIFFGYGVGARMNLGMFVLRFDVAWNSDWANYTHGPYYYFSIGPEF is encoded by the coding sequence GCCGGTGAAATTGCCGAGGCCAGTTATCAGCAATTGAAAGAAGATTTCCGCTACGACCTCACCAAGAGAATTACCATCATCGTCCACAACAGCCACAATGACTTCGAACAAACAAATGTCGATCTGAGTCCGCCCGAAGAGTCTGTTGGCGGTTTTACAGAATTTTTTAAAAATCGCGTCGTGGTTCCTTTTGAGGGCGAATGGGAAAGTTTTCGTCACGTCGTACATCACGAATTGACTCATGCGGTCATGATGCAGATGGTTTACGGCGCCGGCGTGCAGTCGATCATCACCGGCATGGCGCGCTTGCGATTGCCGCTGTGGCTGATTGAGGGGCTGGCGGAATACGAGAGTCGCGGCTGGGACACGGAAAGCGACATGTTTATGCGCGACGCCACGCTGAACGAATATGTGCCCCCGGTGGATTATTTGTACGGGTTTATGGCTTACAAAGGCGGTCAGTCAGTATTGTACTATCTGGCTGACAAGTACGGCGGCGAAAAGATCGGCGAATTGTTGGGGAAAGTGAAAGTAACTAAGAGTATGAGCCGCGGTTTGAAGCAGAGCATCGGCGTCGACACCAAAGAATTGACGGAAAAATGGCATTTGTATTTGAAACGCGAATATTGGCCCGACATTGCCGACAGAAAAGAGCCCGAAGAAATCGGAAAACGTCTCACGGATCATAAAAAGTGGAGCAATTTTGTCAATAGCGGGCCGGCGTTGTCGCCAAAAGGGGACAAGATTGCTTTTTTATCTGACAAATCCGGCTATTTTGATATTTACCTGATGAGCGCCATCAACGGGAAAATTATTTCCAAATTAGTCGGGGGGCAGCAGACGCCCAATTTGGAAGAGTTGCACTGGCTGCGCGCCGGATTGAGTTGGTCGCCCAATTCCAAATTTATTGTTTTTGCCGCCAAGGCAGGCGCCCGTGATGCGCTTTACCTCGTGAATGTGAAAAAGAAAAAAATTGTAAAACAGTTGAAATTTGATTTGGACGGCGTTTTTACTCCGAGTTGGTCGCCTAAAGGAAATGAAATCGCTTTCATGGGCATACAGAATGGTCAGGGCGATATTTATGTTTACAATTTGAAAACAAAAAAATTGCGTCAGGTTACGCATGATGTGTTCAGCGATTTGCAGCCCCAGTGGTCGCCGGATGGCAAAACGATTGCTTTTGTCAGCGATCGCGGCGACATGACGGATATGGCGCGCCTGCCGGATGATTTTAAAATCTCCCGCGAAGATTTTTCGCAAAAAGACATTTACCTGATTGACGTGGCAAGCGGTAAAATTACGCGCATCACTGATACCAGCGGTCTGGAGGCGTCGCCGGTGTTTTCGCCCGACGGGAAAAAGTTGGCATATACCAGCGATCAGTGCGGCATTTCCAACATCTATATTCACGATCTGGAAAGCGGTATTGATTTCCCGGTTACCAACGTGGTTACTGGAATTTTCAATTTGAGCTGGCACGGAGATGAAAAGAAGATTGCGTTCACTTCGTTTTACAAGGGCGGATATGACGTTTATTTACTGAGAAATCCATTGTCAGTAAAGCCCGGCGACGTGGTGCTGAAAGAAACAAATTTCATTAGCCAACATCCCATTTCCAGACGCGGAAAAAAGAGGCCTTTGGTTTGGGCGCCTGGTCTTGAAAAGAAACCATTGGTCAAAGAGAAAAAACAATTCACACATTTTGTGTTTGACGATAATTTTAAAAAAGGACAGATTGAACCGGCGAAAGAAAAAAAATCGGTTTTTCTCGATTCGACGCAGTATACGCTGAACGGCGACTACAAAGTCAATAAATATCGCGTCAAATTTTCACCGGATTTGATTTACGGCAACGCGCAGTACGATCAATTTTTTGGCTTGCAAGGGATGACGCAAATCGCATTGTCGGATGTGCTGGGAAATCATCGGCTGAATATTTACACCAATCTTTTTTATGATTTGCGAAATTCCAATTATCAGTTTTCCTATTTTTATTTGCCGCACAAAACGGATTTTGGCATCGGCGCATTTCATTACGCCTATTATTTTTACATCTGGGATTACGGAATCGGCTGGGTGCGCGACAGAAATTACGGCGTCAATACTTATATCTCACATCCGTTTTCTAAATATAACCGACTCGACGGCGCTCTCTCCTGGATTTCCATTGAGCGGGATTACATCAATGTTCCCTGGCTGCCAAATGAGACGAGAAATTTATTGCTGGCGGATCTCTCTTACGTCAACGACACGGTTCTTTGGGGCTACACCGGACCTGTAAACGGAAATCGTTACGCGTTTGATGTGCGCTACAGTCCGGCTCTTGGCAGCAATGGAATTGATTTCTTGACTTTGAAAATGGATTACCGCAAATATATTAAAATCGGCAAAGACTATAATCTCGTTTTTCGTCTCACCGGCGGCGCCAGCGGCGGCAAGCAACCGCAGCAGTTTTTTCTCGGCGGTACGTCGGGCTGGTTAAATTACAAGACCAGCGGCGGGTTGCGCGTGCGGAATCTGGAGGATATCTATTTTAGCACATTTGAGCTTCCCATGCGCGGCGGCTATTACTACGAGCGCGTGGGGAACAGATTTTTCCTGAACAATGTTGAATTCAGATTTCCATTGATTCGTTATTTTCTCATGGGATGGCCTCTGGGAATCGGATTCCAGAATGTTCGCGGTGCGCTGTTCACCGACATCGGCTCTGCGTGGTACGACAATAATTTCCGCGGCGCAGACGCAACCGGACCGAGCCGAATACCGGCGTTGAAAGATATCTTTTTCGGCTACGGTGTCGGCGCAAGAATGAATCTGGGCATGTTTGTGCTGCGTTTTGACGTGGCGTGGAACTCTGATTGGGCAAACTATACCCACGGGCCCTATTATTACTTTTCCATCGGGCCTGAATTTTGA